The window GACAATATTCTTTCCGTGCGGAAGCGACATATACTGCGGCAGATTCAAGCGATACTCGTGGCAACGTAGGCAACATGGCTTACCGCTTGACTGAAGTTTACGGTGGTTCAAACGGTGCTTACGATATTTGGTGGAATAACCGTTCTGACTTTAACCATGATGGTGAGATAGGCTTCTTCGGCTCTGTTGCGCGTGACTTCTCTGACTTAGGTGCACAAGGCTTTAGTGCAGGTGTCAATGGCGTATATGCCTTTGGTGCTAAGTCTGATCAAGCTGGCATTGATGAATTAGTAGAATACTCAGGCAGTGCATTCTTGAACTACGCGATTCAAGGTGGTGCATTGAAAGGGGCTAACTTCGGTATGTACTACACATACTATGTTAACGACTCAAATGCTGGAAACTGGGCACCATACTCGAACGCATTCCAAGACGAAACAGACTTAAAAGTGACATTGACTATTCCATTCTCAGTGAAATAATCAGCGTCTATATAGTGCCGGGTTCTTGTAACCCGGCTTTGTTGTTTATACGGAAGCTGGTATTTCTGATTCAATATTAAAAATATGTTTATTTGCATGGAGTTTATAAAAAACTAAGCTAGAATTTTTGTGATGAAGATCAAAAAAAGGTGGCTTATGAAACGTATTCTTACAGTAATAACATTATTTATTGTGTCTTCGGTGCCTGCTTTCGCTGCGCAATCTGGCGGTGTTGGATCAATGCCTATCTATCGATGTGTGGTGACTATGGAAAGTGGTCAAACAGTTGAGAGTTGGGTTCCTCAAACAATCTGTGCTCAAAAGGGTGGTAAAACGCATTATTGAACCAGTTTGTTACTTTAATTAGGAGGTCGATGGCTTCCTAATTAACTCCTTCCAGCTTCTGCTTCTGCTTATTCATATTAGAGGCTGTCATTACGAAATTTTATATCGTAACTAACGCGTTTATTGTCATTTTCTCGCTGATTATCAGTGGCTGCGCTGCTCAGTACACATCTACATCTTCACCTGAGTGGTCTGAGGTAGGTAAAAAAAATGCCATACAAGGCCAAGTAATGCAGACCGAAGCGGAATTAACCAAAGCGTATCAAGTTGATAAGCTAGAGAAAGAAAGTTACCAACAATATCAAGCGGGCTATGAAGACGGTATTAACACATTTTGTGATGTGAACAAGGCGTTTGGTTATGGCGTTAAAGGGCTAAGATACCAAGATCAATGTAAAGGGCGACGGGATGAGCCACAATTTCGTTATGAATGGGATCGTGGATTTGATACTTACATGTATCCTAAAGGTCCACCGGGTTGATACGGATTTTGAATTACAGCCATTGAACGCATTACAGATGATTGTAGAATTACCTCACAGTGTTAAAATACCCCGCAATAATCTTAATGCAGTGGCTCTCACTGCCTGATCCTTTATTCATAAGGTAAATTTACATGACGGTTAAAACTCGCTTTGCACCAAGCCCAACAGGCTTTCTGCACGTAGGTGGTGCTCGTACAGCACTGTATTCATGGTTATTTGCTAAGCATATGGGTGGCGAATTTGTACTTCGTATCGAAGATACTGACCTTGAACGCTCTACACAAGAAGCGATCGATGCCATTCTTGAAGGCATGGAATGGTTAGGAATGGATTGGGATGAAGGTCCTTATTACCAGACTAAGCGTTTTGATCGTTATAATCAGTTAGTCGACCAATTATTAGCTGAAGATAAAGCGTATAAGTGCTATTGCCCGAAAGCGTTATTAGACGAACTTCGTGAAGAGCAAATGGCAGCTGGTGTTAAGCCTCGTTACGATGCTAATCATCCAAAAATTGTAGCAGCAAATGCAGCAGCAACAGAAGATAGCGCATTCTGTATTCGATTCCGTAACCCGAAAGAAGGTACGGTTGTATTTGAAGATAAAGTACGTGGTCGCATCGAAATTGCCAATAGCGAGCTTGATGATCTAATTATTCGTCGTACTGATGGCAGCCCAACATATAATTTCTGTGTTGTAATTGATGATTGGGATATGGGCATTACTCAGGTTGTTCGTGGTGAAGATCACATTAACAATACCCCTCGTCAGATCAATATCTATAAGGCAATCGGCGCGCCAGTACCAGAATTCGCACACTGTGCAATGATTCTTGGTGATGACGGCGCTAAGTTGTCTAAGCGCCATGGTGCGGTTAGCGTGATGCAGTATCGTGATGAAGGTTATTTACCTCAAGCATTACTTAATTACCTGATCCGTTTAGGTTGGTCTCATGGTGATCAAGAGATCT is drawn from Photobacterium profundum SS9 and contains these coding sequences:
- a CDS encoding DUF2799 domain-containing protein, which translates into the protein MSGCAAQYTSTSSPEWSEVGKKNAIQGQVMQTEAELTKAYQVDKLEKESYQQYQAGYEDGINTFCDVNKAFGYGVKGLRYQDQCKGRRDEPQFRYEWDRGFDTYMYPKGPPG
- the gltX gene encoding glutamate--tRNA ligase → MTVKTRFAPSPTGFLHVGGARTALYSWLFAKHMGGEFVLRIEDTDLERSTQEAIDAILEGMEWLGMDWDEGPYYQTKRFDRYNQLVDQLLAEDKAYKCYCPKALLDELREEQMAAGVKPRYDANHPKIVAANAAATEDSAFCIRFRNPKEGTVVFEDKVRGRIEIANSELDDLIIRRTDGSPTYNFCVVIDDWDMGITQVVRGEDHINNTPRQINIYKAIGAPVPEFAHCAMILGDDGAKLSKRHGAVSVMQYRDEGYLPQALLNYLIRLGWSHGDQEIFSMEEMINLFSLESISKSASAFNTDKLLWLNNHYIKTAEPEYVAKYLQWHLEQKEIDTANGPKITDVIGLVGERCNTLIELADQSRYFYQDFSEFEAGAAKKHLRPVAKDALALVLSKVEALEEWNTENLHVVIADTCTELEVGMGKVGMPLRVAVTGQGQSPSVDATMMLIGKERVVNRITMALAFIAEREANA